ATATAATAAAAATTAAGTGTCTCTGATCAGTGTAGAAGTACTTGCATATCCTGTAGTTCATTGAACACAGAGTCCACTTGACTGAAAGAAAATAttcaaaaaaacattcaaaaagtGGGGTTAATGTTTGTAATAAAACAATGATAAACACTTAAGATAACTAATCATTTGGAGACATAACATGTACAGTATTTTACCTAATTTGCTCCCTGATCCACATTCGTTGTTTGCGAAGGACTTGTAACAAGGGATCATCTTCAAACTCCTTTCcatctgaatctgaaaaagcaaaaaagaaagctttGATTATGTATCACTGATGTGAGCTGCTCACGCTGCAGACGTGCAGAGCTCACcttcagcctcctgcagcagctgtgcaaTGACTTCCATGGAGTTGTGTGTGTCACACGGAGGATCTGAGGgctgtgaagctgctgatgatggGAGAACAGGACCATTTGAGACGGGGGGTCTATgtgcaggagaggaagacacCACTGATGGGAATAAAACCTCAGAAACGACCTGTCAAaccccaaaaaagagaaaccaaTTTGTTTATCCAGAAAATAACTGCTGACGATGCGTGTAGTACATAAAGGCAGCACTAGCCGAGATGGGATGCCTTTCCATTCTGACCTGTCCTAATGTGCTGTGGACGGGAGAAGATGGTGCGGCAGCTTCATCTGAAACGTCTCGTCTTACTTTCTGCCGCTTTTGCTCTAGATGTTGAGCTACTCGTTCACGTGAGACGCTCTCAGTCTTAGAATCCGGGACCTCCgtgtctcctgtgtccacacTATGACAACAGAGAGGTGCACTGAGCACTCAGCATGAATTTATATACTATGCCCATTTTTCAATACCTGGATTTCTTTTGCTTTCTGGTGGTTATcaccctctctgtgtcttttttcgagactttttcttttttcttcctctcggGTCTTTGGGGGTGACTGGTTGCCCCCCCTCTTTTTGCTTCAGAAGAAGTGGGCTTTGAGAGAGGTGTAGGTTCATGAACGGGTTCATCGGGAAGGTTATTTTCAGGGGCTTTGGGTGTGCAGCGAGACATGCAGACGTCTTGTGAAATCATTTGTTTCCTGCCGGTGTGAGATGATTGGATGGGACAGGGCAACACGTCACAGAGAAAATGCATGTGAGAGGGAACACCGGCAACAGGCTGAGGCTGAGAGACAACGGATCCGGACGAAACTAAAGCAGGGGTAGGAGATGGGCCTGAAGCCTGGGAATACGATGCATGGGGATCTGACTGGGGGGCTGTCAGGTTTGGCTGTGTTGAGTATTCCGTTTGTGTACTTTGCTGGTGCTGGAGAAAATGTACCAAACAAGGGAAAAATTAATCATTCTGCAAATCCGAAATATATAACAAAAAGGTGTTTGTGACACATGCAAGTCTAACCTTGAAAAGAGGTCCAGTAGCTGGAGGATGGTTTAAGGCCGGGGTCTGCCAGCTAACTGTGGGGCCATGAAGCCTGGTGTGCTGCATATGCCAGGGACCCTCCCTGGCCTGTTCCATCTTTCTCCGTAAACGCCACTGGAACAAGATGTCTTCCTCTGGCCGCTGTGGATTTACCAAAGAAGGAGGGATAAAAGATTTCTGGGAGGACGCAGCTGGCTCTGAGTCTGACCTGGCTTTCCCtgcaaatatgaataaacacacagcacagtaaCAGTAAAaggtcagtacacacacacagaaaaggcaCTCATGTGAATATTAATACATACGTTTGTCTTCAGATATCTTAATTCCAGGAATGAAAGGTCTTCGCTGGGGCTCATCGTTGCTGGCTGTAGAAGAGAAATCTGAGCACCCCAGGCCCTCCAAGCTGGCATGTATTGATCCATCAGTTATACATTCTCTGATGGAAAGTCAGAAAAAAGTGTATCgattagaaaaaaaagaatgaaaccAGCCATTACAACAGCACATCAACGTACTCTCTCAGCAGAAGTCTGTTGGCTCTTTCTTGAAGGTCTAGTATCTCTGTGTCATCAGCCTCACCCTCAGACGGGATCTGAAGAGGGAATCAAGATGTTGTACTTAATACCAAATAACGAATCCATAATGTATAGTGAAAATCATAAATGATgcattatttaaagaaaaaaacattctgaGTAGCTGGACCTATTTTGCTAAATTAAAGTTCTGAGATTCTTGTATCTTTGGGAGGGGATTTGATGCAGGCAAGCTAAATAAGAATTATAATATGTGTTATGTAAGACAGTTGTAAAGAAAATGGTGCTCAGAGTTGTGAAACAATAAAGGTTTCCAAAAGAACATGAGATGAGTGGCTGCTATGTAAATATTTATATCCACCTCTCCTGCAAACCATCTCCAGGAATTAGGACAAGCCTGCAGCACGCAGCCCCAATAAACCATTACACATGCACAAAATATAACTAAATTATGACGAAAGTTAGGTTGGATATCCAGAGATCATTGCATCTTAAATATCTGTGGtttacaaaagaaaacataaatacaaattAATTACTAAAGACTCGTGAATACACTCACGCTGGGAAGCTCTCTCCACGGGGAAAAGCAACCCTCAGCTGGACTGAAGAAAGGAGACTGATAGTCATCTATTCAGAGGGAGAGATTGCACGGAAAGATTTTACCAAAATAGGCTGCTGTGTTACTGTCAATGACCtcgacatttaaaaaaaaacagcagtgagAGAAAAGGTACCCGTGTCTGCTGTCTTTGTTGGGGTTGAACTAGGAGGGACAGATGAAGGAGATGTTTGCCAAAAAGACAGCTGTTGCTCATCCATGCTATAATCCGTTTGTTCCTCTCGCCTCTGTGGTGggctgtcacaaaaatgttctGTGTGCCTGCAGAGCAGATTTCTGATTTACCTGAGGTTGTGAAGAAACTCTGAGGAATAATTATGCTCTACGACATTTGTTGCTATAGTCTGAATGTTTAAACACACTTGGTCAGATATGATTCTCGCCAGTTTCCTTGTTCTGAAAAAATCCCAGTCTTTCCTGATTTGACTTTATGCGCCATGCTGTCCATGTTGTCCAAGGCTGTACAGCTGGTGGGAGATGATTCACAGTCAGTGGAAGCCGGCCACGACTCTGTGAATACAGGCTGTTCATCTGTGACCCCAGAACAGCTCTTCTGGCTCTCATGCAGCTTCTGGCTCTCTTGATGCCGGGTGCTTAAAGGTGAGCGTGGTGCTTGTTCAAGACGTACTGGACTCAAAGCCTGCACAATGGCAACGACGTGCAAAAtgcatttgaaatgaaacacaGAAGCTGCACGTTCAGTCCAGATCAAAACATACcgtctttttctctgtctttgacagagagtgtgtgcgtgatgGGTGGTAGTGTGCCCTCCCCGGCCTGGAAGATGGCGTGAAGGGATTCTTTCTTGTGAACAACGGCTCACTGAAAAGACAAATACTTTTGACCAAGTGTTTCTAGTCACAAAATCCACGCACAAACGCTGATGTTTGAATCTTACCTGGATTGCATCGTGGCGTTTGGATGTCGCAGGGGGATTCATAAGAGCACAGAAAACATGGTACACTATAAAAGGTGCTTTTGTTCGGTCCTAACAGAGCTCCTTTTAATTTGAACTGGACTCTCTGGGTTGATCAACTTATTGTACGAATTTTTGTAACGCAAAGTACGAAAACAGAACATAATACAAGCCGCCCATACATTATCGCTCAATGTAGCAACGAAACAAAGTTACCATGGACTCAGATTCGAGTGCGACACCACATATCGGTTAGACAGGAGCCCCAGAAAGTCGTAGGTGCCATTGCATGGCTCTTTTCACCCAGTAAATTGctgttttaacatttaaaagtaAAGAATGAGCGAGGTCTTCCGACAATACAGCAATATAGGAAAAATAAAGCGCATCGCAGTTCGTGGCGAAGCAgaagcagccaatcagcgcgAAGTTTAGTATGATGGACATCAAAAGAACCAATCGGGTAAGGCGGCTTTGCTTCAGAGGAGCCAATCAGGTAGCAGGAACTCAGCAGCGCGCGGAAGAGTAAAGGATCCAACGGCTGTCATTTGGTCAAAATAGGCTAAGGTAGCCACTACTTTGGGAGTTAGCAAACATCAGCCCGTTTCAATAATAGTTAAACGTATTTAATTTTTCTGGAGAATAGATCGAAAGCAACAGGTTCATCATTCGTGCGGTGTAGGCTATTTGGTCGAAAACTTATTTTGGGCAATACTGCACTTACGTCCAATGTTTATCTTGTGAACCTTTTGTAGATGCTCTTTACCATTGCTAGCTAGCTAGTTAGCCATACTGCCTTGTCTTACGCATTGTGAAATCAATAGTTGTTTTTTAGGACCTTATCAAAACACTTGAGTTTTTTAGTCGATTGTAATCCTGAGGTTGTGCATTTAGATGATTTGCAGCAGGTAATATATATCACAGGAATATTGGAAAGAATGCATCACGTGAAGATTAAGACTGAAAGGACTGGTGAGTTACGTTGTTCCTATTACTTTCTCAAGCTTGTAAATGCGTTGGTGTAAGCTATGTAAAGTATATCAGAATGCTGACTATGTTAGTATGGATTTAGTGACGTACATCCCCACAGTTATTTACGTTATTTCCTCTGCAGATTCAGAGGGTTCTGGTGCCCGCAGCAAACTGGATGCAGTCTTGCAGGGACTGGTGGAGAGGACTGAAAATGAAAGGTCAGTcatctcatttttaatgtaactGTTCTGATCAGCTATCTATTAAACTAATGCCATCATGTTCTGTACAGGGAGCAACACGAAAGTGATGCTTTAAAAGTATCAGCGGATCCTTTAAACAAGTAAGgttcatttctgtttttcaaATATCAACAAGAAAAGCTTGAGTTGACATGCTGCGTTCCACTTGCTGCTTTTAGGGAGTTATCTCCATCTACAGGAAAAAGGCAAGTagatttttgttgcaagaaacTACTCGTTCATTGATCATTGTGGACATGACAAGTCAAGAGTTCACATCTCATTTTTGTGTGACATTATGTGTCTATCCCTTTTTGATACTGATACAGGCCATCAGCAAGATTTTCACAGCAccggaggaaaaagagaaaagaggtggACGAGAGCATCCCTGAAAGTAACCCACACAAGCAAAGTATGTATAAGTAGTGGATAGAAAAGCAAATATTGCatgtttttggctttttattAGCGGTGCTTTCACCTCATTGCTCCTAACACTTGATGCAATTTTGTGTTTATTAGATTCCTATATCATAAAGTTGTATGATCGAAGTGTGGATCTGGCTCAGTTCAACACCAACACTCCTCTTTACCCCATCTGTCGCGCCTGGATGAGAAACAATCCTTCTGTCCGAGAACAAGCGTCCTACCCCAGCCCCACACATAGCATGGAGGAAGAGGTGAGGCCCGGCATTACTTTTATTCTAAATCCAGTACAGAAATTAAACTTTATTTACCTACCTAAAAATTGCAAActgacatttacatttacattacaagCTTACATTTTTCTATTGTCATTAAGTGACAGTAGGCACCAAACCTAAGAAAACTTTCTAAAGAAAGCGTCAAAATGTTCAGACTGCAATTCTGGCAGTTTACATCCATCACTGCTTGAATGACTAAAATGATAATGCCGAAAAAATCAGAATCCTTCCTGCAGGTTCTTAACTGTTTGCTTTGCCAGCTTACAGACATAATAAACGGTAAAGACCAGGATGT
The DNA window shown above is from Takifugu flavidus isolate HTHZ2018 chromosome 10, ASM371156v2, whole genome shotgun sequence and carries:
- the lin37 gene encoding protein lin-37 homolog, translated to MHHVKIKTERTDSEGSGARSKLDAVLQGLVERTENEREQHESDALKVSADPLNKELSPSTGKRPSARFSQHRRKKRKEVDESIPESNPHKQNSYIIKLYDRSVDLAQFNTNTPLYPICRAWMRNNPSVREQASYPSPTHSMEEELTDIINGKDQDVYRLPPPTSSPVSTSGEPVNLRIPQIEKPTVTKLNDSVPVSGSLISDHMERWKKIRQKWKECSHKNQLRYSESIKILKEMKELYDC
- the proser3 gene encoding proline and serine-rich protein 3 isoform X2, coding for MDSMAHKVKSGKTGIFSEQGNWRESYLTKHTEHFCDSPPQRREEQTDYSMDEQQLSFWQTSPSSVPPSSTPTKTADTDDYQSPFFSPAEGCFSPWRELPSIPSEGEADDTEILDLQERANRLLLREECITDGSIHASLEGLGCSDFSSTASNDEPQRRPFIPGIKISEDKRKARSDSEPAASSQKSFIPPSLVNPQRPEEDILFQWRLRRKMEQAREGPWHMQHTRLHGPTVSWQTPALNHPPATGPLFKHQQSTQTEYSTQPNLTAPQSDPHASYSQASGPSPTPALVSSGSVVSQPQPVAGVPSHMHFLCDVLPCPIQSSHTGRKQMISQDVCMSRCTPKAPENNLPDEPVHEPTPLSKPTSSEAKRGGATSHPQRPERKKKEKVSKKDTERVITTRKQKKSSVDTGDTEVPDSKTESVSRERVAQHLEQKRQKVRRDVSDEAAAPSSPVHSTLGQVVSEVLFPSVVSSSPAHRPPVSNGPVLPSSAASQPSDPPCDTHNSMEVIAQLLQEAEDSDGKEFEDDPLLQVLRKQRMWIREQISQVDSVFNELQDMQVLLH
- the proser3 gene encoding proline and serine-rich protein 3 isoform X1; translated protein: MQSSEPLFTRKNPFTPSSRPGRAHYHPSRTHSLSKTEKKTALSPVRLEQAPRSPLSTRHQESQKLHESQKSCSGVTDEQPVFTESWPASTDCESSPTSCTALDNMDSMAHKVKSGKTGIFSEQGNWRESYLTKHTEHFCDSPPQRREEQTDYSMDEQQLSFWQTSPSSVPPSSTPTKTADTDDYQSPFFSPAEGCFSPWRELPSIPSEGEADDTEILDLQERANRLLLREECITDGSIHASLEGLGCSDFSSTASNDEPQRRPFIPGIKISEDKRKARSDSEPAASSQKSFIPPSLVNPQRPEEDILFQWRLRRKMEQAREGPWHMQHTRLHGPTVSWQTPALNHPPATGPLFKHQQSTQTEYSTQPNLTAPQSDPHASYSQASGPSPTPALVSSGSVVSQPQPVAGVPSHMHFLCDVLPCPIQSSHTGRKQMISQDVCMSRCTPKAPENNLPDEPVHEPTPLSKPTSSEAKRGGATSHPQRPERKKKEKVSKKDTERVITTRKQKKSSVDTGDTEVPDSKTESVSRERVAQHLEQKRQKVRRDVSDEAAAPSSPVHSTLGQVVSEVLFPSVVSSSPAHRPPVSNGPVLPSSAASQPSDPPCDTHNSMEVIAQLLQEAEDSDGKEFEDDPLLQVLRKQRMWIREQISQVDSVFNELQDMQVLLH